The following coding sequences are from one Musa acuminata AAA Group cultivar baxijiao chromosome BXJ1-6, Cavendish_Baxijiao_AAA, whole genome shotgun sequence window:
- the LOC135585550 gene encoding protein WVD2-like 7 — MATEVDQAYYGWSHQELSDHDAYQEVPVSQVLDHGSVSFGRFAVETLSWEKKSIFTRNRRQEELEKYRTHGLVAQKKAYFEEYFKRIRAVKSMQENQQSEITEDYGDDASISSQSGEENKTTAELKFHGDQAANVGNDQPEDGPIGVGILHGDLEKLSNGVAMEQTTHPIEALQTSPLSSSTRSFKDNQEENHYDYGDLEKLSNEVAMEQTAHPIEALQTLPLSSSTRSFKDNQEENHYDYALQMQHLNQKLLKDEACIGSQQNIDQHDISCLDEKWVSDGNVNLSYNHKTQIAASGIAAFARRNPKPERSMLKQVENATRDKNLQSKNTYKKESMPTSKLKISSSAKNNLNLSCKRKSELKPSNGLNPVQGKISKAENTARSKNAAADKLLCKYKSTSDSSCKPLTEGRSKITVPRPFSFATEKRAAASSSLKDDTPRLISNASNRTAPFLSHEKGITIVPSTSGKATIENGVKGRVLENKRSINLPRGNKTNRCSESENQSHCVARGNRKEEGKDRANLMSKIHRLSSTNADSILITNPKEENRKIIKSQIGNRSLHTSKSKSNDASLDAKKPRQVMPRWR; from the exons ATGGCAACAGAAGTTGACCAAGCTTATTATGGTTGGTCACATCAAGAATTGTCTGATCATGATGCATATCAG GAAGTACCTGTTTCTCAAGTGCTAGACCATGGCTCAGTATCATTTGGAAGATTTGCAGTTGAGACCCTTTCATGGGAGAAAAAGTCTATTTTTACTCGCAATAGACGTCAAGAAGAGCTGGAGAAGTACCGTACACATGGTTTAGTTGCTCAAAAAAAGGCCTACTTTGAAGAGTATTTCAAAAGAATTCGAGCTGTAAAGTCTATGCAAGAGAACCAGCAATCTGAGATTACAGAGGATTATGGAGATGATGCCAGTATTTCTAGCCAATCTGGTGAAGAAAACAAAACAACTGCAGAGCTCAAATTTCATGGAGATCAAGCAGCGAATGTTGGCAATGATCAGCCTGAAGACGGTCCAATTGGAGTTGGTATTCTCCATGGTGACCTAGAAAAACTTTCAAATGGAGTTGCCATGGAGCAGACTACACATCCAATTGAAGCACTTCAGACCTCACCTCTGTCATCGTCAACAAGAAGTTTCAAAGATAATCAGGAGGAGAATCATTATGATTATGGTGACCTAGAAAAACTTTCAAATGAAGTTGCCATGGAGCAGACTGCACATCCAATTGAAGCACTTCAGACCTTACCTCTGTCATCGTCAACAAGAAGTTTCAAAGATAATCAGGAGGAGAATCATTATGATTATGCTCTTCAAATGCAACACCTCAATCAAAAACTTCTGAAGGATGAAGCTTGTATAGGATCTCAACAAAATATTGATCAGCATGACATAAGTTGCCTTGATGAAAAATGGGTTTCAGATGGAAATGTCAATTTGTCCTACAATCATAAGACTCAAATTGCTGCTAGTGGTATCGCAGCCTTCGCTAGAAGAAATCCTAAACCAGAAAGATCCATGCTTAAGCAAGTTGAAAATGCCACAAGGGACAAAAACTTGCAAAGCAAAAACACATATAAGAAGGAAAGCATGCCAACTTCAAAATTGAAG ATTTCTTCTTCGGCTAAAAATAATCTTAATTTGAGCTGCAAGAGAAAGTCAGAGTTGAAGCCATCTAATGGACTAAATCCAGTTCAAGGGAAAATTAGCAAGGCAGAAAACACTGCTCGTTCAAAAAATGCCGCTGCTGATAAACTCTTGTGCAAATATAAGTCTACTTCAGATTCTTCCTGTAAACCTCTTACCGAAGGACGATCCAAGATTACTGTTCCTCGCCCCTTTTCATTTGCCACAGAAAAACGAGCTGCAGCATCTTCTAGTCTTAAAGATGACACACCGAGATTGATTTCAAATGCTTCAAATAGAACAGCCCCATTTCTAAGTCATGAAAAGGGCATCACAATTGTCCCG AGTACTTCAGGAAAAGCTACCATAGAAAATGGTGTGAAAGGCAGAGTACTTGAGAACAAAAG GTCAATTAACCTTCCTCGAGGGAACAAGACTAATCGATGTAGTGAAAGTGAAAATCAATCCCATTGTGTTGCCAGAGGAAATAGGAAAGAGGAG GGAAAGGATAGAGCAAATTTGATGTCAAAGATTCACAGGCTTAGTTCAACAAATGCAGACTCTATTTTGATCACAAATCCCAAGGAAGAAAATAGAAAG ATAATTAAGTCGCAGATCGGTAATCGGTCACTTCATACTAGCAAATCAAAGAGTAATGATGCATCACTCGATGCAAAGAAGCCAAG GCAAGTGATGCCACGCTGGAGATAA